Proteins encoded by one window of Streptomyces sp. NBC_01477:
- a CDS encoding restriction endonuclease yields MTAAPAGPAAPHSTATILYDPDGLIEAQLPFDRAPYECLVKAVLAWAGPDTLQERDYEQIALQLTACARAAAVDVRRCADQLPADSGCRALADVVLLEAEGRLSVALEGTVRCVQDRARLVRALYERLDRLTAA; encoded by the coding sequence GTGACCGCCGCCCCGGCCGGCCCGGCCGCCCCGCACAGCACGGCCACGATCCTGTACGACCCGGACGGGCTGATCGAAGCGCAGCTCCCGTTCGACCGCGCGCCGTACGAGTGCCTCGTCAAGGCAGTCCTGGCGTGGGCCGGCCCGGACACGCTGCAGGAGCGCGACTATGAGCAGATCGCGCTCCAGCTGACCGCCTGTGCCCGCGCGGCCGCCGTCGACGTACGGCGCTGCGCCGACCAGTTGCCGGCGGACAGCGGGTGTCGGGCGCTGGCCGACGTCGTCCTGCTGGAGGCGGAAGGCCGGCTGTCCGTGGCGCTGGAGGGCACAGTGCGTTGCGTCCAAGACCGCGCCCGCTTGGTGCGCGCCCTCTATGAGCGCCTGGACCGCCTGACGGCCGCCTGA